Genomic segment of Maricaulis maris:
CTCGCATAGCCAGGTCGACGGGACCCTCGAGCTGCCCAACATCCTGGCGCTATCCCACCGGCTGCGCGGCCGCCAGAAGCTGAGCGACAAGACCCGGTATCCGCGCGTCCTGCACGAGCTGACAGCCGAGCAGTTACAGGCGCTGGGGCAGGATTATCTCGACAATACCCGCATCCACCGTGCCGGCGCACCGCGCTTCACCGACAAGATGCCGAACAATTTCCGGCATATCGGCCTTATCAAGCTGATCCTGCCCAATGCCCGCATCATCGATGCCCGCCGGCATCCGATGGCCTGCTGCTTCTCCGGCTTCAAGCAATTGTTCGCGGAGGGCCAGGAGTTCACCTATGGCCTTGAGGAAATCGGGCACTACTATCGGGACTATGTCGCGCTGATGGATCATTGGGACCAGGTTCTGCCGGGCCAGATCCTGCGCGTGAACTACGAGGACGTTGTCGCCGACCTTGACGGGCAGGTGCGTCGGATCCTCGATTATTGCGGTTTGCCCTTCGAGCAGGCCTGCATCGACTTCCATGCCACCGAGCGTGCGGTCCGCACGGCCAGCTCGGAACAGGTTCGCCAGCCTATTTTCGACAGTGGCGTGGCGCAGTGGAAGAAATTCGAACCCCATCTCGATCCGCTCAGGCGTGCGCTTGGCGACGAGCTCCTGGCCAATGCCGGACAAGGGACGTCATGACCAAACGTTTTTACAAGACCGATTATGAGACCGGGCAGGACAATATCTCCTGGTTCGGGCTGGATGTGCACAATCCTGTCTTCTTCATCGCTGCCGTATTGATGCTGTCCTTCGTCGGCGCCGCGGTTGTCGCGCCGGAGACGGTATCCGTGATGCTGTTCGCGGCGCGTGACTGGGTTCTGGAGACGTTCGACTGGTTCTTCGTGCTCGGGGTCAATATTGTCTTCGTGTTCTGTCTGGTGGTGCTGGTCTCACCGCTCGGGCGCCTGCGGATTGGCGGCAGCGAGGCCAGGCCCGACTTCTCGACTCCGTCCTGGCTCGCCATGCTGTTCTCGGCCGGCATCGGTATCGGTCTGATGTTCTGGGGGGCAGCCGAGCCTCTGGCCTATCACACGGACTGGTTCGGTACGCCCCTGGGCGTGGAGCCGGGGACGGAAGCCTCGGCCCGGCTTGCGCTCAGCGCGACCATGTTCCACTGGGGTCTCAACGCTTGGTCGATCTATGCCGTTCTTGGTCTGGCATTGGCCTATTTTGCTTTCTCCAAAGGCCTGCCGCTGACCATGCGGTCCGCGTTTTATCCGCTTCTCGGCGAACGCATCTGGGGCTGGCCGGGGCATCTGATCGACATTCTGGCGGTGATCGCAACCCTGTTCGGTCTGGCAACATCGCTCGGCCTCGGGGCCCAGCAGGTGGCCAGCGGGCTCGACTTCCTGTTCGGCATTGATCCCGGCATCATCACCCAGATCATCGTGATCGGCTGCATCACCTCGATCGCCATCCTCTCGGTCGTCCGCGGCCTTGATGGCGGCGTGAAGGTCCTGTCCAATATCAACATGGTGATGGCGGGCGTCTTCCTGCTGTTCATCTTTATCGTCGGGCCGACCGCTGTGATCGCCAGCGGCTTCTGGGTGAACACCGTGGATTATGTCCGCGACTTCCTGCCGCTTTCCAACTGGGTCGGCCGTGATGATACCGAGTGGTTCCACGGCTGGACGATTTTCTACTGGGCCTGGTGGGTGTCCTGGTCGCCCTTCGTCGGCATGTTCATCGCGCGTGTCTCCAAGGGCCGGACGGTGCGGGAATTCCTGACCGCCGTGATCTTCGTACCGTTGCTGATCACCATCGCCTGGTTCTCGACTTTCGGTGAAACCGCGATCTTCCAATATGAAAACGGGATCGGGGAGCTGGCCGACGGCGTCGGTGAGGTTTCGCTGGTGCTTTTCCAGATGCTCGACCATCTGCCCTTTGCCGCGATCACCTCCTTCCTCGCCATCGTCCTGGTCTTCGTCTTCTTCGTGACCTCCTCGGATTCCGGGTCTCTGGTCATCGATTCCATCACCGCGGGCGGCAAACTTCATGCCCCGGTTCCCCAGCGCATCTTCTGGGCGACGATCGAGGGTCTGGTGGCTGCAGTCCTGCTCTATGGCGGCGGCGCCCAGGCGCTGCAGGGCCTGCAGGCCGGTGCGATCACGGCGGGTCTGCCGTTCATGGTCGTACTTTTGGTGTGCTGTTACAGCCTCTGGAAAGGCCTGTGGTCGGATCTGCGGGCGCAGCGGGCGCTGGAGGCGGCACGCAAGGCCGCGACCGCGTCTGGGTCAGACGCAAACGCGAAGGCTTGAGTGAGCGCCTGAGAAAGCCACCGCACACCTGCGGCATAAAGGAAATTTCAACGGGCCTCGGTTAACCCTGTTGCCATCCGGACTGCGCGTGGCGGCGCGCCAAGTGGCATGTGGGTCCGAGTGTTGGGTAAATTTAGAACAGGCTTGGCCGCTCTGGCGCTGGGTTTGAGCCTTGCGACGCCAGTCCTGGCGCAAGGCTTCGAGACCGGCGGCAAGCTTCTGCTCACCCGGGGCATCAGCACTGTGGAAGGGGCCGGCGGCGGCGGGCTGTCGAGCTGGGCGCTCATCACCGGCAACGAGACTGACCGCGGTATTGGCGCAACGGCGCACGCGACGCAGGTCGAGCTCGATGATTTTCGGTTTCAGGCGGCCGGCTTTGCGGTCGGGCTGCATGATCGTTTCGAGTTTTCCTGGACTCGGCAGCGCTTTGACACCCGTGACGCCGGGGCGGCACTCGGCCTCGGTCAGGGCTTCACTTTCGAGCAGGATGTGATCGGCGTGAAGCTGCGGCTTCTTGGCGATGCCGTGTATGCGCAGGACAGCTGGGTTCCCCAGCTCGCACTGGGTATCCAGCACAAGTCCAATGACCAGGGCGCGATTGTTCGCGCGGTCGGCGCCGCCGATGACAGTGGCTATGACGTCTATCTGGCCGCGACCAAACTCTATCTCGACCATAGCCTCCTGCTGAACGCGACGGTGCGCTGGACCGAGGCCAACCAGACCGGCCTGCTTGGATTCAGCGGTCTCGATGACCATAGCCTGCAGGGCGAGTTCACGGCTGCCTACCTGGTTTCGCGTCGCCTTCTGGTCGGTGCGGAATACCGGTTCAAGCCGGACAATCTGGGCTTCGCCACAGAGGACGATTGGGTCGACCTGTTCGCGGCCTACGCGGTCAACGAGCACCTGACGGTCACGGCGGCCTGGGTCGATCTCGGCTCGATCGCGACCTTCGATGACCAGCGTGGTTTCTATCTCTCCCTTCAGGCCGGCTTCTAGGAGCGCGTGATGACCCGACTTTCCATCCCCATGGCCAGCCTCGCCATCCTTGCCATCGGCAGTGCCGCCCTGGCCATACAGCCACCCCATGCCCATCCCGGTGAGCTGGAGGTCGATCCCTACGAGGCGTCCAATGCCCATGCCGGAGCTGCTCCGATTTCGGATCCGGCTGTGTTGGCGGCCTTCAATGGCGAGGCCGGTATCGCCCGGATCGTTGACGGGCTCATCGCCGGCATCCAGCAGGATGAGCGCATCGAGGGGATCTTCCGCGCCACCGATTGGCCGCGCCTGCGCCGAACGCTGAACGAGCAGATCTGCTACATCCTCGGCGGTCCGTGCGATTATACCGGTCGGTCGATGGCGTCCGTGCATGCCGATCATGGCATCACCACGGCCGAGTTCAACGCGCTGGTCGAGAACCTTCAGGACGCCATGGACGCGGAGGGTGTGCCATTCGGCATGCAGAACCGCCTGCTGGCGCGCCTGGCCCCGATGCATGGCGACGTCGTCACCCGCTAGAACCCGTTTCACCCCGAATGCGCGAGCGTTTACCGACATCATGATCCAGAGCTGCCTCCGATCAATCCTGACCCTTCTTGTTCTGCCGATGCTCCTGTCAAGCGCGGCGGGGGCGGAGGATCTGCGCATCAGGGTGATCACCCCGGACGGGGAGCCGGTTGCCAACGCCGTGGTGAGCGTACCGGGCGAGCTGACGGCAGGCGCGCTCCAGGTCGAGCCGCTGGAAATGGCCCAGGTCGATATCCAGTTCGACCCGTTCGTCCTGGTCGTGCCGCGCGGCGCCGATGTGGTCTTCCCCAATCGCGACCGGGTCCGCCACCACGTTTACTCCTTCGCCCGCGGCAATCGGTTCGAGCTTGAACTCTATGGCCGCGAGCAGGAACGTTCGGTCCGTTTCGACGTCGCCGGCCCGGTGCCGCTGGGCTGCAACATCCATGACCAAATGATCGCCTTTATCCGGGTCGTGGACACACCGTTCGCTGCCCGGACCGATGCCGATGGGCGCGCGGTCCTGGCCAGACTGCCGGCCGGTTCGACGACGCTGACCGTCTGGCATCCCTACGGCAATGCCGAAGACAATGTTGTCACGCTCGCCATCGATCCCGCCGACGGGATGGAGGCGACTGTCACGCTCGCCCTGCTCGGGCGGAACTGAAGCGCATGTTCAACTTCCGCTCCCTCCGGACCAAGTTGGCGGTCATCTATGCCGCGCTGTTCAGTCTCGTCCTGATCGGCGTCGGGGGCGCGTCGCTCATGTCCGTTCAGAGCAATGCCACCGATCTGGTGCGCAGCGAGATGTCGGCCACAACCGCCGTCTTCAACCGGATCTGGGACATGCATGCCCGCCAGATGGGCGACGCGGCCGACATCCTTTCCCGCGACTTCGGTTTCCGCGCCGCGGTCGCGACGCGTGACGATCCCACCACCGAGTCGGCGCTTGAAAACCTGCGCCAGCGCTTTGACTTCGATCTGGCCTTTGTGATGGACGAAGCGGGTGGCATTGTCGGTGTTGAGCCCGGAAGCCTGGAAATGCCCGATGGCGCCCTGTTCGACATGCTGTCAGGCCGCGACAATGCCGGCGGCGTGCTCTTGATCGCGGGGGCGCCGCATCATGCCGTTGCGCGACCGGTTCGGGCACCGACCCGGGTCGGCTGGGTTGTGTTTGCCTATCGCCTCTCCGGAGCGGGTCTTTCGGATCTGACCGAGCTGTCGGCGATACCGCTGGATGCGCGCCTGTACTGGCGTGAGCCGGACGGCGAATGGACTGCCCAGGACCCGACCGCCCCGTCACTGACCCGGTTTACCAACGGCGAAACCGATATCGAGGCGTTCGATACCAGCGTCCGCTTTACGCCCGATGGCGACGCGCTCGCGAGCGTGATGCCGATCGGGGCCTTTGCCGATGGCCTGCCGGTGACCCTCGTCCTTGAATACCCGTTCGCATTGGCGATGGCGCCGTTTCGCAACATGCTGGTCTCGATCGCCGCAATGGGCCTTGTCGGTCTGGTCGCGCTCATTGTCGGGACGTGGATCCTGGCGCGTGGCCTGACCAATCCGCTCACCGCCCTCGAGTGGGCGGCACGGCGCCTGGCCGATGGCGAGACCACCCGCGTCGAGCTGGCCGGCCGTGACGAGATCGCGCGACTGGCCACGAGCTTCAATACAATGGGCGAGACCATTGCCGCGCGTGAGCTGCGAATCCGGGAACTGGCCCTGCGCGATGGCGAAACCGGTCTGCCCAACCTGACGGCCCTGGAAGCCGAGGTCGAAACCCGTCTCCTGACCCATCCCGCCGGGCAGGTTTATGCCCTGACGCTGGGCATCGACCGTTTCGCGGAAATCCGCGCCGCGATCGGCTATCGGCTCGCCTCGCGCATCATCGGTCAGATCGAGCTTCGCCTGCGCACGGTTTGTCCGTCGGCGCTGGTCGGGCGGACCGCCTCGGACACGCTGGGACTGGTCCTGACCGCCTCAACCTATCGCGAGGCCCTGGGTCTCGCGGTCCAGGCCTGCGAAAGCGCCAACCAGGCGGTCACCATCGACGACGAGCGGATCGATGTGCACGCTGCTATTGGTCTGGCCTCGGCGGCCGGCGCCGACGGGGCAGGCCTGAGCGTGATCGAGTGTTCAGCCGTCGCGCTGGACCAGGCCCGCAAGGCGGATGTTCCGATCGCCTCCTTCGACCCGGAGAGCTATGGCGATCCGACCGTCAAGCTGTCGCTGATGAGCCGGATGATGGAGGGCTTGGCAAAGGGCCATCTTTATCTCGCCTATCAGCCGAAATACGATTTTCGCAACCAGTCGATCACGGCCGTCGAGGCGCTCTTGCGCTGGCAGGACCCTGAACGGGGTTTCGTCGGTCCGGATGATTTCATCCCGCTGGCCGAGGAAACCGGGCATATCCTGCCCCTGACCGAATGGGTGCTGGATCGAGCGATTTCCGACCAGGTCCGGATGGGTGCGGCCGGTCATCATCTGCAAGTGGCCATCAATATTTCCGGGCGTCTGGTCAGTGATGCGCGCTTTACCCAGCGCGCGCTGGATCGTCTGTCCCGTCATCGCGGCCGGATCTGTTTCGAGATCACCGAAACCGCCGTCATCAACAAGCCTGAGGCCGCGCTCGAGAATATCAGCGCGTTGCGCGATGCCGGCATTCCGATCTCGATCGACGATTATGGGTCCGGCCTGTCCTCGCTGGCCTATCTTCGGTCTATTCCGGCCGAGGAGCTGAAGATCGACAAGGCCTTTGTGCTTGAACTCGGCTCGGTGCAGGCCGACCGCCTTCTGGTTAAGTCGACCATCGACCTGGCCCACAGCCTCGGCATGAAGGTAACGGCCGAGGGCGTCGAAGATGCGGCCAGCATTGCGATCCTGGCCGGCATGGGAGCCGACTTTGCGCAAGGCTATCATATCGGTCGCCCGATGCCGCTGGACGGTTTCCTCGACTATATGCTCGAGCAGGGCGGTGTGTGTCGTGAAGACGACGCGGAGCCTGGCGCGGTCAAAGCCATTTCATCACCTTGAAAAACCAGATCTGCGCGGCACTGACCGCCGTCAGAATGGCGAGGAAAATCCAGAAGGCGCTGGCCATGTCAGCGCCGGGTATGCCGCCCACATTGATCCCGAGCAGGCCGGTCAGAAAGCCGAGCGGCAGGAAGATCGCGGCGACCAGTGACAGCACGTAGAGGTTCTTGTTCATCCGGTCGGCGAGGGCATTGGCCAGCTCGTCCTTGACGATCTGCGCGCGCTCTCGGATGGCATCGAGGTCTTCCAGATAGCGTGTGATGCGATCGAGGTTTTCCTGCAGACGCCGGCGATGTCCGGTGGTCAGCCAGTCCATTTCCGAGGTTCGCAGATAGGCGATCACGTCGCGCTGCGGGGCGAAATAGCGACGGAAAATGATCGCCTGTTTGCGCAGCGAGGTGATTTCCTGCCGCTCGGCAATCGACGGCTCGTCCATGACCCGTTCCTCGACGTCGTCGAGCCGTTCGTGCATTTCGGTCATCACCGGCTCCATACGCTCGAACAGGCGGGCGGAGATCTGTCCGATGAATTCGCCGGCATCTTTCGGGCCATTGCCCGCGGCCAGCCGGTCCTGGATATCGCGAACCGCCTTCAGGGGCCGTCTTTGCACGGTGATGATGCGGGACGGGTCGATCCAGAGCCGGATCGAGACCATGTCCTCGGGTTGGGCGTCGGCGTTCAGATTGACACCGCGCAGGATCATCAGGGCGCCCTTGTCAAACTCCACCAGGCGCGGGCGTGTCTCCTCGGCCAGCAGGGCATCGATGATCAAGGGGTCGAGATAGTCGAGCTCAGTCTCGATCCACTGACGGGCCGCCTCGTGCCTGCCGTCCAGATGGACCCAGGCGAGGGCGTTGTCCCGGATCTGGTCTGCGATGTCGTCGCCGCTGAGGGGGCGGCCCGTGCCGTCGCCGGTGAGCGCGGCGGCGAAGATGATGCCGGCGGTATGATCCATGTCAGCCCTCCATCGGTGATGCGGGTGAGGACGAGCGTATATGCACATCGCGCTGCGGGAAGGGGATCTCGATGCCGGCCTCGCGGAATTTGCGCCAGATCGCGAACATCACTTCGCTTTGTGGCGCCCAACGGCCTTTGACCACATCGGCGATCCAGAACAGCAGGGTGAAATCAACCGAGCTGTCGCCAAAATTGCGCAGGAAGCATTGCGGCGCAGGGTCCTCGATCGTCAGCGGGTGTTCACGCGCGGCTTCCAGAATGAGCGCCTGTGCCTTTTCGAGGTCGGAGCCATAGGCCACGCCGATGGCCACCTCGATCCGGCCGCGGGTATTGGTCAGGGTCCAGTTGGTGACGCGGTTGGTAATCAGATCCTCGTTCGGGACCAGGATTTCCTTGCCATCGAGGGTCTCGATCAGTGTGTAGCGGGCGCTCGACCGGCGGACGAAGCCGGTGACGCCATCCGGCAGTTCAATCAGGTCATCCTGCTCGACTGATCGTTCGAGCAGCAGGATGAGGCCGGAGATGAAGTTCGAGGAGATCTTCTGCAGACCGAAGCCGAGGCCGATGCCCAGCGCCCCGGAGAAGACGGTCAGGGTAGTGAGGTCGAGGCCCATCAGGTCCATGGTGACCAGGAAGGCCACCACATAGAGGGCGATCTGGAAGACCTTCGTGATCAGGATGCGGGTGGTCACGCGCATCCGGGTCAGCTTCTTGAGGCGCCCCTCGACAATCGCCGAGACAATGGCCGCAGCCCAGAAGACAACAGCCAGTACCAGGGCCCCTCGCAGAACGTCATAGGCACTGAAGGACAGGCTACCGACCGAGAAGGTCAGCATCGGCGCATCAAGATAGGCCTGCACCGGATCGAGATGGCCCGTCGTGCCGGCGAACAGGACGCCAGCCAGCGTCACGAACAGCAGAATTCCGGCCCATGCGCCGTTTGGCTTGATCAGCGACAACAGGAAGGTCTTCATGCTGGCAGGCTTCCTTGCTCGAGAGCTGCAGAGAGTGTGGCATCAGGGATCGGCATCCACCAGCCGTACTCCGCGTGCTTGTTTCAGGCAAGCGCTTGGCCAGCCTCAGTAATCGCGGCGCCAGCGTATCGCGACGGTGGCGTCGGTATCGGCAGAGACGCGGGACAGGACGCTGAGATCCGGGCTCAGCGACCATTCGATCAGGGCTTCGTTGATCGCGGCGGCACCATTGCTGCCAACCTCGACATACACATTATCCCCGAAACGACGACCGCCGACCACCGCCAGGCCGCCGTCTTCGGTCGTCGAGATGTCGAGCCGATCGATCCCGGTCAGGTCGCGCAGCTGGCCGACCACGTCGAGCAGGCCCTGTCCCGAGAGCTGTGCCGCCAGCTGGGCGGCTTCAAACGCCCCGAGCTGGCTGACCGACTGGTCGAACAGCAGCCGTGCGAGGATTTCATCCTCCGGCAGGGCAGGGTCGCTGGACAGGGTGATGGTCGGCGCCTGCACTGACCCTTCGACCCGCGCTGACGCCCGGAAGCCGGACCGGCTGTGGACGGCAGTCAGGTCGACGCGGGCATCGTCCGGGGACCCGTCAAAGGTGACGGTCCCGGAGGCGAGGGTAAAGCGCCGGTTGAACACAAAGGCAGAACCGCCGACCAGCGTCGCTGTGCCGAACACGGAGGGTTTTGATTCGGGGCCTGTGACGTGCAGGTCCACACCCCATTCAGAGGTGAAGGCGCGCGACGAGACGAAGAGGCCATTCGCAGCCCGGACGCGGTAATCAATGCGGACCGGAATGCGCGGCTCGCCATTGCTGCGTCGGTCTTCGGGCAGGTTGATTTCCACGACCTGGAGCTGGGGAATCGAGGCGGCTCCGTTAAGGGTTGGCTGGATCCGCAACTGGTCGACCCGGCTCTCGCCGCCTACCAGCATCCCATCGTCGTCCAGGGTCAGGTCCACCGCGCCGGTCGCCTGGAATGTCAGCGCAGGGCGCCGCACGGCGACAAAACGCTCATACTCAAGCCGTCCGCCCCCTGCGGGCCGTCCATCGGCGCCAAGATCGATCCGCCCGGTGCCGGACAGTGTGCCTTCACGACCATCCGAAGCCGCGAGACGGGTCAGCTCAATGCTGGTTTCGGACAGCGTCAGATCGACATCCAGACCGGTCACCAGGCTGCCGGCCGTTGTCGCATTGATGCGGCCGTCACGCAGTGCGACTGCGCCGTCGAGATGAGGCTCGCCGACGGTGCCCGAAATAGCCAGACGGCTTTCGATCTCGCCGGTTTCCAGCAGGATATCCGACGGCAGGAAGAGAGCCGCCAGCGCCATCAGCGCGCCATTGGCCTCGATCAGCCCGGACAGCGGCGTGTCGGCATCGCCTTGCAGGTGGGCAATGTCGGTGGTCGGACCAGCGCGTGTCACTTCGCCCCGCGCGACAAGACCGCCTCCGGTCAGACGCAGGACGACGTGGGCCTCATCCTCGATCGAGGCGTTGGCACTGAGGGTCAGCTCGGGCATGTCAGGCAGGTCCGCGGCGAGCAGGCCGCTGGCTTCCAGCTGCGCGCTGCCGCGCCAGATGCCTTCACGCTCGCGCAGATCCGCAGCGCCGGAAATGACCCCTGCGGTCGAGGGCATGGCGGCGATGTCGGCGAGAACCCCGACCGGCAGGCTGTCGA
This window contains:
- a CDS encoding BCCT family transporter, producing the protein MTKRFYKTDYETGQDNISWFGLDVHNPVFFIAAVLMLSFVGAAVVAPETVSVMLFAARDWVLETFDWFFVLGVNIVFVFCLVVLVSPLGRLRIGGSEARPDFSTPSWLAMLFSAGIGIGLMFWGAAEPLAYHTDWFGTPLGVEPGTEASARLALSATMFHWGLNAWSIYAVLGLALAYFAFSKGLPLTMRSAFYPLLGERIWGWPGHLIDILAVIATLFGLATSLGLGAQQVASGLDFLFGIDPGIITQIIVIGCITSIAILSVVRGLDGGVKVLSNINMVMAGVFLLFIFIVGPTAVIASGFWVNTVDYVRDFLPLSNWVGRDDTEWFHGWTIFYWAWWVSWSPFVGMFIARVSKGRTVREFLTAVIFVPLLITIAWFSTFGETAIFQYENGIGELADGVGEVSLVLFQMLDHLPFAAITSFLAIVLVFVFFVTSSDSGSLVIDSITAGGKLHAPVPQRIFWATIEGLVAAVLLYGGGAQALQGLQAGAITAGLPFMVVLLVCCYSLWKGLWSDLRAQRALEAARKAATASGSDANAKA
- a CDS encoding DUF3034 family protein, translated to MSLATPVLAQGFETGGKLLLTRGISTVEGAGGGGLSSWALITGNETDRGIGATAHATQVELDDFRFQAAGFAVGLHDRFEFSWTRQRFDTRDAGAALGLGQGFTFEQDVIGVKLRLLGDAVYAQDSWVPQLALGIQHKSNDQGAIVRAVGAADDSGYDVYLAATKLYLDHSLLLNATVRWTEANQTGLLGFSGLDDHSLQGEFTAAYLVSRRLLVGAEYRFKPDNLGFATEDDWVDLFAAYAVNEHLTVTAAWVDLGSIATFDDQRGFYLSLQAGF
- a CDS encoding group I truncated hemoglobin, which encodes MTRLSIPMASLAILAIGSAALAIQPPHAHPGELEVDPYEASNAHAGAAPISDPAVLAAFNGEAGIARIVDGLIAGIQQDERIEGIFRATDWPRLRRTLNEQICYILGGPCDYTGRSMASVHADHGITTAEFNALVENLQDAMDAEGVPFGMQNRLLARLAPMHGDVVTR
- a CDS encoding putative bifunctional diguanylate cyclase/phosphodiesterase: MFNFRSLRTKLAVIYAALFSLVLIGVGGASLMSVQSNATDLVRSEMSATTAVFNRIWDMHARQMGDAADILSRDFGFRAAVATRDDPTTESALENLRQRFDFDLAFVMDEAGGIVGVEPGSLEMPDGALFDMLSGRDNAGGVLLIAGAPHHAVARPVRAPTRVGWVVFAYRLSGAGLSDLTELSAIPLDARLYWREPDGEWTAQDPTAPSLTRFTNGETDIEAFDTSVRFTPDGDALASVMPIGAFADGLPVTLVLEYPFALAMAPFRNMLVSIAAMGLVGLVALIVGTWILARGLTNPLTALEWAARRLADGETTRVELAGRDEIARLATSFNTMGETIAARELRIRELALRDGETGLPNLTALEAEVETRLLTHPAGQVYALTLGIDRFAEIRAAIGYRLASRIIGQIELRLRTVCPSALVGRTASDTLGLVLTASTYREALGLAVQACESANQAVTIDDERIDVHAAIGLASAAGADGAGLSVIECSAVALDQARKADVPIASFDPESYGDPTVKLSLMSRMMEGLAKGHLYLAYQPKYDFRNQSITAVEALLRWQDPERGFVGPDDFIPLAEETGHILPLTEWVLDRAISDQVRMGAAGHHLQVAINISGRLVSDARFTQRALDRLSRHRGRICFEITETAVINKPEAALENISALRDAGIPISIDDYGSGLSSLAYLRSIPAEELKIDKAFVLELGSVQADRLLVKSTIDLAHSLGMKVTAEGVEDAASIAILAGMGADFAQGYHIGRPMPLDGFLDYMLEQGGVCREDDAEPGAVKAISSP
- a CDS encoding zinc transporter ZntB, which codes for MDHTAGIIFAAALTGDGTGRPLSGDDIADQIRDNALAWVHLDGRHEAARQWIETELDYLDPLIIDALLAEETRPRLVEFDKGALMILRGVNLNADAQPEDMVSIRLWIDPSRIITVQRRPLKAVRDIQDRLAAGNGPKDAGEFIGQISARLFERMEPVMTEMHERLDDVEERVMDEPSIAERQEITSLRKQAIIFRRYFAPQRDVIAYLRTSEMDWLTTGHRRRLQENLDRITRYLEDLDAIRERAQIVKDELANALADRMNKNLYVLSLVAAIFLPLGFLTGLLGINVGGIPGADMASAFWIFLAILTAVSAAQIWFFKVMKWL
- a CDS encoding mechanosensitive ion channel family protein; its protein translation is MKTFLLSLIKPNGAWAGILLFVTLAGVLFAGTTGHLDPVQAYLDAPMLTFSVGSLSFSAYDVLRGALVLAVVFWAAAIVSAIVEGRLKKLTRMRVTTRILITKVFQIALYVVAFLVTMDLMGLDLTTLTVFSGALGIGLGFGLQKISSNFISGLILLLERSVEQDDLIELPDGVTGFVRRSSARYTLIETLDGKEILVPNEDLITNRVTNWTLTNTRGRIEVAIGVAYGSDLEKAQALILEAAREHPLTIEDPAPQCFLRNFGDSSVDFTLLFWIADVVKGRWAPQSEVMFAIWRKFREAGIEIPFPQRDVHIRSSSPASPMEG